One genomic window of Microtus ochrogaster isolate Prairie Vole_2 chromosome 21, MicOch1.0, whole genome shotgun sequence includes the following:
- the Tshb gene encoding thyrotropin subunit beta, whose protein sequence is MSAIVLLSVLLALAFGQAASFCIPTEYTMYVDRRECAYCLAINTTICAGYCMTRDINGKLLLSKYALSQDVCTYRDFIYRTVEIPGCPRHVAPYFSYPVAISCRCGKCNTDYSDCTHEAVETNYCTKPQTFYLGGFSD, encoded by the exons ATGAGTGCTATCGTCCTGCTTTCCGTGCTTCTTGCTCTTGCATTTGGGCAAGCAGCATCTTTTTGTATTCCAACTGAATATACAATGTACGTGGATAGGAGAGAGTGCGCCTATTGCCTGGCCATCAACACCACCATCTGTGCCGGGTATTGTATGACAAGG GATATCAACGGCAAGCTGTTGCTTTCCAAATACGCGCTCTCCCAGGATGTTTGCACATACAGAGACTTCATCTACAGAACTGTGGAGATACCAGGATGCCCACGCCATGTTGCTCCTTATTTCTCCTACCCTGTTGCCATAAGCTGCCGGTGCGGCAAGTGTAACACTGACTACAGTGACTGTACACACGAGGCCGTCGAGACCAACTACTGCACCAAGCCACAGACATTCTATCTGGGGGGATTTTCCGACTGA